The Lycium barbarum isolate Lr01 chromosome 10, ASM1917538v2, whole genome shotgun sequence genome includes a region encoding these proteins:
- the LOC132614506 gene encoding probable polygalacturonase At1g80170 isoform X2: protein MISQAFVDAWKQACSTRKSVFLVPAGRSYLVNATRFRGPCVGRLRVQIEGTIVAPGDPNNWDFTKNGRIWLGFFNLTGVTLQGGGFIDGSGSKWWAASCKKNKTNPCRAAPTALTIYGSSSIKVKGLTIQNGQQMNFVISRSESIRITGVTVSAPEDSPNTDGIHITESTNVVLQNSKIGTGDDCVSIVNASSNIKMKRIYCGPGHGISIGSLGKDNSVGIVTGVVLDNAFLRATTNGLRIKTWQGGSGYVCGVRFQNVMMQDVSNPIIIDQFYCDSPKSCQNQTSAVEISEIVYRNVSGTSKSKNVIKFACSDNVPCSHIVLNNINLETRDGTAEVYCNSATGISYGYNHPSAECLDSDDKKIKQKMESREKYIVHTEL from the exons ATGATATCTCAGGCTTTCGTTGATGCGTGGAAACAAGCTTGTTCAACACGAAAATCAGTCTTCTTGGTCCCTGCAGGACGCAGTTATCTAGTAAATGCAACAAGGTTCCGAGGGCCTTGTGTGGGCAGATTGAGAGTCCAG ATTGAAGGAACTATAGTAGCACCAGGTGATCCTAACAACTGGGATTTTACAAAGAATGGACGAATTTGGCTTGGCTTCTTTAACTTGACAGGAGTTACTTTGCAAGGAGGAGGATTTATTGATGGGTCTGGCAGCAAATGGTGGGCAGCTTCCTGCAAGAAGAACAAGACTAAT CCTTGCAGAGCAGCACCAACT GCATTAACTATATACGGGAGCTCGAGTATAAAGGTGAAGGGCCTAACAATCCAAAATGGCCAACAGATGAATTTCGTCATTTCTCGATCAGAGTCCATACGTATAACTGGTGTTACGGTTTCTGCTCCTGAAGACAGTCCTAATACTGATGGAATCCATATAACTGAATCTACAAATGTTGTACTCCAGAATTCCAAAATTGGAACAG GTGATGATTGTGTCTCTATTGTCAATGCTAGTTCCAATATCAAGATGAAGAGAATTTACTGTGGACCTGGCCACGGAATCAG CATCGGGAGCCTTGGTAAGGACAACTCTGTTGGTATAGTTACTGGGGTTGTACTTGATAATGCATTTCTCAGAGCTACCACAAATGGTCTGCGGATCAAGACATGGCAG GGAGGATCAGGTTATGTGTGTGGAGTGCGCTTCCAAAATGTAATGATGCAAGATGTTTCCAATCCTATCATCATTGACCAATTCTATTGTGATTCACCAAAGTCTTGCCAGAACCAG ACATCTGCAGTCGAGATAAGTGAGATAGTTTACCGGAATGTTAGTGGTACTTCAAAGAGCAAAAATGTAATCAAATTTGCATGTAGCGACAACGTGCCTTGCAGCCACATTGTTCTGAACAACATCAACTTAGAGACCAGAGATGGTACTGCTGAGGTCTACTGCAACTCTGCCACAGGGATCAGTTATGGTTATAATCATCCATCCGCAGAGTGTCTCGACTCCGATGACAAGAAAATTAAGCAGAAAATGGAATCAAGGGAAAAATACATCGTTCATACTGAGCTATGA
- the LOC132614506 gene encoding probable polygalacturonase At1g80170 isoform X1, protein MAKILLCLFLVLLMAAHGAAKTDLSDEVFLSEFGDLDVEDGDEAEFEDLDRGNKILVNVDSFGAVGDGVSDDTKAFVDAWKQACSTRKSVFLVPAGRSYLVNATRFRGPCVGRLRVQIEGTIVAPGDPNNWDFTKNGRIWLGFFNLTGVTLQGGGFIDGSGSKWWAASCKKNKTNPCRAAPTALTIYGSSSIKVKGLTIQNGQQMNFVISRSESIRITGVTVSAPEDSPNTDGIHITESTNVVLQNSKIGTGDDCVSIVNASSNIKMKRIYCGPGHGISIGSLGKDNSVGIVTGVVLDNAFLRATTNGLRIKTWQGGSGYVCGVRFQNVMMQDVSNPIIIDQFYCDSPKSCQNQTSAVEISEIVYRNVSGTSKSKNVIKFACSDNVPCSHIVLNNINLETRDGTAEVYCNSATGISYGYNHPSAECLDSDDKKIKQKMESREKYIVHTEL, encoded by the exons ATGGCTAAGATACTCCTCTGCTTGTTTCTTGTTTTGCTAATGGCGGCTCATGGAGCTGCAAAAACCGATTTATCAGATGAAGTCTTCCTGTCAGAGTTTGGGGATCTGGATGTAGAAGACGGTGATGAAGCAGAGTTTGAGGATTTGGATCGTGGCAACAAGATTCTTGTCAATGTGGATAGCTTTGGTGCAGTTGGTGATGGGGTTTCAGATGACACCAAG GCTTTCGTTGATGCGTGGAAACAAGCTTGTTCAACACGAAAATCAGTCTTCTTGGTCCCTGCAGGACGCAGTTATCTAGTAAATGCAACAAGGTTCCGAGGGCCTTGTGTGGGCAGATTGAGAGTCCAG ATTGAAGGAACTATAGTAGCACCAGGTGATCCTAACAACTGGGATTTTACAAAGAATGGACGAATTTGGCTTGGCTTCTTTAACTTGACAGGAGTTACTTTGCAAGGAGGAGGATTTATTGATGGGTCTGGCAGCAAATGGTGGGCAGCTTCCTGCAAGAAGAACAAGACTAAT CCTTGCAGAGCAGCACCAACT GCATTAACTATATACGGGAGCTCGAGTATAAAGGTGAAGGGCCTAACAATCCAAAATGGCCAACAGATGAATTTCGTCATTTCTCGATCAGAGTCCATACGTATAACTGGTGTTACGGTTTCTGCTCCTGAAGACAGTCCTAATACTGATGGAATCCATATAACTGAATCTACAAATGTTGTACTCCAGAATTCCAAAATTGGAACAG GTGATGATTGTGTCTCTATTGTCAATGCTAGTTCCAATATCAAGATGAAGAGAATTTACTGTGGACCTGGCCACGGAATCAG CATCGGGAGCCTTGGTAAGGACAACTCTGTTGGTATAGTTACTGGGGTTGTACTTGATAATGCATTTCTCAGAGCTACCACAAATGGTCTGCGGATCAAGACATGGCAG GGAGGATCAGGTTATGTGTGTGGAGTGCGCTTCCAAAATGTAATGATGCAAGATGTTTCCAATCCTATCATCATTGACCAATTCTATTGTGATTCACCAAAGTCTTGCCAGAACCAG ACATCTGCAGTCGAGATAAGTGAGATAGTTTACCGGAATGTTAGTGGTACTTCAAAGAGCAAAAATGTAATCAAATTTGCATGTAGCGACAACGTGCCTTGCAGCCACATTGTTCTGAACAACATCAACTTAGAGACCAGAGATGGTACTGCTGAGGTCTACTGCAACTCTGCCACAGGGATCAGTTATGGTTATAATCATCCATCCGCAGAGTGTCTCGACTCCGATGACAAGAAAATTAAGCAGAAAATGGAATCAAGGGAAAAATACATCGTTCATACTGAGCTATGA
- the LOC132614505 gene encoding pentatricopeptide repeat-containing protein At4g13650-like: protein MRTKLAIPSFARMRHITTHSHNCQLKTQQPRDYSSVDVIKLNKTLHDLVKYESLTSALHMFDKMPQRDVITWNIMISGYNQNGFPRKSLNLYNNMVSLGIKENSSTLSSILSICANAGLCKEGVEIHSRVVVLGFNMNLYIASALVNMYIQMGFIDVGLKLFYDLPKRNLAVWNVVLRGICELGQSTELLRLYSDMKLENVEPNGLTFCYLIHGCCKERVFDKGREMHSRVIRIGWLESSIFLANALVDFYSACGALLDADKAFECILPQDVISWNSMVTVYAANNLLHEAVRVLEEMRSWDKHPSAMSFVALLNLSSRRKELLFGKQIHNFVVKSGVDYGSVLIQSALIDMYGKNDDIESSVSVFQSSRKRSLECCNSMMTSLLHLGFLEDVFELFSRMVCENIVFDEVSLSSTIKALSLYSSPSLDNCALLHCCAIKSGFDSDSMVLCSLIDAYSRSGQIRFSQQIFEALPSPNILGFTSIINGYARKGMGSECLGMFEEMIQKGVKPDEVTFLCILLGCNHSGLVEEGKKIFESMRTLHEVYPDRRHYSCMVDLLGRAGLVNEAEELLNHASSTGDSVMWSSLLRSCRIHQNENVGRRAAKKLMDLEPEDPSVWLQASNFYSEIGEFETAIYIQEVAVARKMSSDIGYSLIRVHECH, encoded by the coding sequence ATGCGGACAAAACTTGCTATACCATCGTTTGCTAGAATGAGACACATAACAACTCATTCTCACAACTGCCAACTCAAAACCCAACAACCTCGTGACTATTCCTCTGTTGATGTTATCAAACTAAACAAAACATTACATGATCTTGTCAAATATGAATCTTTAACCTCTGCACTCCACATGTTCGACAAAATGCCTCAACGAGATGTAATTACATGGAATATCATGATTTCTGGATACAATCAAAATGGGTTTCCAAGAAAATCACTAAACTTGTATAACAACATGGTTTCTTTAGGTATTAAGGAGAATTCATCTACTTTGTCATCTATATTGAGTATATGTGCTAATGCAGGTTTATGTAAAGAAGGGGTTGAGATTCATAGTAGAGTAGTTGTTTTGGGGTTTAATATGAACTTATATATTGCTAGTGCACTTGTTAATATGTATATACAAATGGGGTTTATAGATGTTGGTTTAAAATTGTTTTATGACTTACCAAAACGAAACTTAGCGGTATGGAACGTGGTTTTACGTGGAATTTGTGAGTTGGGACAATCGACTGAGTTGTTAAGGTTGTATAGTGATATGAAGTTGGAGAATGTGGAGCCTAATGGACTTACATTTTGTTATTTGATTCATGGTTGTTGTAAAGAGAGAGTTTTTGATAAGGGCAGGGAGATGCATTCGCGTGTGATTAGGATTGGATGGTTAGAATCGAGTATTTTTTTAGCGAATGCATTGGTGGATTTTTACTCTGCTTGTGGCGCTTTGCTTGATGCCGATAAAGCATTTGAGTGTATTCTACCTCAGGATGTCATTTCATGGAATTCAATGGTTACCGTCTATGCTGCCAATAATTTGTTGCATGAAGCTGTTCGAGTCCTAGAAGAGATGAGATCGTGGGACAAACATCCATCTGCTATGTCTTTCGTAGCGTTGTTGAATTTATCAAGTCGCAGAAAGGAACTGCTATTTGGAAAACAGATACATAATTTTGTTGTAAAATCGGGTGTTGATTATGGAAGTGTCCTCATTCAGTCGGCTTTGATTGATATGTATGGGAAAAATGATGATATTGAAAGTTCAGTTTCTGTATTCCAGAGTTCCCGTAAGAGAAGTCTCGAATGTTGTAATTCAATGATGACATCTTTGCTGCATCTCGGTTTCCTCGAAGATGTGTTTGAGCTTTTTAGTCGGATGGTTTGTGAAAATATTGTGTTTGATGAAGTGAGTTTGTCCTCAACAATAAAGGCATTATCATTGTATTCCTCTCCTAGCTTGGATAACTGTGCTTTGTTGCATTGTTGTGCAATAAAATCAGGTTTTGATTCTGATAGTATGGTCTTATGTTCTCTGATTGATGCATATTCAAGATCGGGACAGATTAGATTCTCTCAGCAGATTTTCGAAGCGCTTCCCTCACCTAATATCCTCGGTTTCACTTCAATAATTAATGGATATGCTCGTAAAGGAATGGGAAGTGAATGCCTTGGAATGTTTGAAGAAATGATCCAAAAGGGTGTAAAACCAGATGAAGTCACGTTCTTGTGTATACTGTTGGGCTGCAACCATTCAGGTCTAGTCGAAGAAGGGAAAAAGATTTTTGAATCGATGAGAACTCTTCATGAGGTCTATCCAGACAGGCGGCACTATTCATGTATGGTGGATCTTCTAGGCCGTGCAGGTCTAGTCAATGAGGCAGAAGAGTTGCTAAATCATGCATCATCGACAGGAGATTCTGTCATGTGGAGCTCACTTTTGCGAAGTTGCAGGATTCATCAAAATGAGAATGTTGGAAGAAGAGCAGCTAAAAAGTTAATGGATCTTGAGCCAGAGGATCCTTCTGTTTGGTTACAGGCCTCAAATTTTTATTCTGAAATTGGGGAGTTTGAGACTGCAATATATATTCAAGAGGTTGCAGTCGCAAGGAAGATGAGCAGTGATATTGGCTATAGTTTAATTCGGGTGCATGAGTGCCATTAA